In a genomic window of Salegentibacter salegens:
- the cysC gene encoding adenylyl-sulfate kinase, with the protein MNNITTFNFSLGREERSKLSNHTSFVVWFTGLSGSGKSTLANMVEKLLYEQKVRTFVLDGDSLRNGLNKELDFSPEEREENLRVAAEVAKILVSSGSVVLASFISPKQANRDLVKEIIGEQDFIETFVNTSLETCEKRDVKGLYKKARAGEIKNFTGIDSPYEKPKNPEIEINTEKENLQEAANRIVNLLQKKLELK; encoded by the coding sequence ATGAATAACATCACAACATTTAATTTTTCCCTGGGCAGGGAAGAACGGAGCAAACTGAGTAATCATACTTCATTTGTTGTTTGGTTTACTGGATTATCCGGTTCGGGAAAATCAACCCTTGCAAATATGGTAGAGAAACTACTATATGAACAGAAAGTTAGAACCTTTGTTTTGGATGGCGATAGTCTAAGAAATGGGTTAAATAAAGAGCTGGACTTTAGTCCTGAAGAGCGGGAAGAAAATCTAAGAGTAGCGGCTGAAGTTGCTAAAATATTGGTGTCTTCAGGCTCAGTAGTGTTGGCTTCTTTTATTTCCCCAAAACAAGCGAATAGGGACTTAGTGAAAGAAATTATTGGCGAGCAAGATTTTATAGAAACGTTTGTAAACACGAGTTTGGAAACTTGTGAAAAACGGGATGTAAAAGGACTTTATAAAAAAGCAAGAGCGGGTGAAATCAAAAATTTCACGGGAATTGATTCTCCTTATGAAAAACCGAAGAACCCTGAAATTGAAATAAATACTGAAAAAGAAAATCTGCAAGAAGCTGCTAACAGAATTGTAAATCTGCTTCAAAAGAAACTTGAATTAAAGTAA